The following are encoded in a window of Rhizobium sp. 11515TR genomic DNA:
- a CDS encoding F0F1 ATP synthase subunit delta, giving the protein MPVADTSQHVSGVAERYASSLFELALEEGAVPAVTADLDRFQIMLDESDDLKRFVLSPVFSAEEQVGAIEALAKKAGFGAYVTNFLKLVASNRRLFALPGMIKAFRIIAAQHRGEISAEVTSAHALTPAQEDELKAALKGVTAKDVTIAVTVDPSILGGLIVKVGSRQIDTSLRTKLSTLKLALKEVG; this is encoded by the coding sequence GTGCCCGTGGCAGACACATCCCAGCATGTTTCTGGTGTCGCAGAACGATATGCCTCGTCGCTGTTCGAATTGGCTCTTGAAGAGGGTGCCGTACCGGCAGTGACCGCCGATCTCGATCGGTTCCAAATCATGCTCGACGAAAGCGATGATCTGAAGCGCTTCGTCCTCAGCCCGGTCTTTTCGGCTGAGGAGCAGGTCGGTGCCATTGAAGCGCTGGCGAAAAAGGCTGGCTTCGGAGCTTATGTCACCAATTTTCTAAAGCTTGTGGCCAGCAACCGGCGCCTTTTTGCGCTGCCGGGCATGATCAAGGCTTTCCGCATCATTGCCGCCCAGCATCGCGGCGAGATTTCCGCCGAGGTGACCTCGGCCCATGCGCTCACCCCTGCGCAGGAAGATGAATTGAAGGCGGCGCTGAAGGGCGTCACCGCCAAGGACGTGACGATTGCCGTCACCGTCGATCCGTCGATCCTTGGCGGCCTGATCGTCAAGGTCGGTTCGCGTCAGATCGATACGTCCCTTCGCACCAAACTCTCCACCCTTAAGCTTGCATTGAAAGAGGTCGGCTGA
- a CDS encoding AGROH133_08824 family phage infection protein has product MELYFPTEFGERLAYCSAAVTALIGLFLLFAPGYTYRFLKLQVKEGRSEAYAEARSAGGFMVGFGLVAILLAQPMIYLALGASFGVAAFGRILSLMSDRGSVFLSLLLLVVQAVLAALPFLYGLGYI; this is encoded by the coding sequence ATGGAGCTTTATTTTCCGACCGAATTCGGCGAGCGGCTTGCCTATTGTTCGGCTGCCGTTACCGCACTCATCGGCCTCTTCCTGCTGTTTGCGCCGGGATATACCTACCGCTTCCTGAAGCTGCAGGTGAAGGAAGGTCGTTCGGAAGCCTATGCCGAGGCGCGCTCGGCCGGCGGCTTCATGGTCGGTTTCGGACTGGTAGCGATCCTGCTGGCGCAGCCGATGATCTATCTCGCGCTCGGTGCCTCCTTCGGCGTCGCGGCGTTCGGTCGCATCCTGTCGCTCATGTCCGATCGGGGCAGCGTATTTTTGAGCCTTCTCCTTCTGGTTGTGCAAGCGGTTCTCGCTGCGCTACCTTTTCTTTATGGTCTCGGCTATATTTGA
- the atpA gene encoding F0F1 ATP synthase subunit alpha — protein sequence MDIRAAEISAILKDQIKNFGKEAEVSEVGQVLSVGDGIARVYGLDNVQAGEMVEFPGGIRGMALNLEADNVGVVIFGSDRDIKEGDTVKRTGAIVDVPVGPELLGRVVDALGNPIDGKGPINATRRSRVDVKAPGIIPRKSVHEPMSTGLKAIDALIPVGRGQRELVIGDRQTGKTAIILDTILNQKSIQDNGPDSEKLFCVYVAVGQKRSTVAQFVKVLEERGALKYSIIVAATASDPAPMQFLAPFAGCAMGEYFRDNAQHALIGYDDLSKQAVAYRQMSLLLRRPPGREAYPGDVFYLHSRLLERAAKMNDEKGAGSLTALPVIETQGNDVSAFIPTNVISITDGQIFLETDLFYQGIRPAVNVGLSVSRVGSSAQIKAMKQVAGSIKGELAQYREMAAFAQFGSDLDAATQRLLNRGARLTELLKQPQFSPLKTEEQVAVIFAGVNGYLDKLPVAQVGKFEQGLLSYLRSEGKDILDTIRTEKAISDATKGKLTAALDSFAKSFA from the coding sequence ATGGATATCCGCGCCGCGGAAATTTCCGCAATTCTGAAAGATCAGATCAAAAACTTCGGCAAGGAAGCTGAAGTCTCCGAAGTCGGCCAGGTTCTCTCCGTCGGTGACGGTATCGCCCGCGTGTACGGTCTGGACAATGTTCAGGCCGGCGAAATGGTCGAATTCCCCGGCGGCATCCGCGGCATGGCCCTGAACCTCGAAGCCGACAATGTCGGCGTGGTTATCTTCGGCTCCGACCGCGACATCAAGGAAGGCGACACCGTCAAGCGCACCGGCGCGATCGTTGACGTTCCGGTTGGTCCGGAGCTGCTCGGCCGCGTTGTCGACGCGCTCGGCAATCCGATCGACGGCAAGGGCCCGATCAACGCGACCCGCCGTTCGCGCGTCGACGTCAAGGCTCCGGGCATCATTCCGCGCAAGTCGGTTCATGAGCCGATGTCGACCGGCCTCAAGGCCATCGACGCTCTGATCCCGGTTGGCCGCGGTCAGCGCGAGCTTGTTATCGGCGACCGCCAGACCGGCAAGACCGCCATCATCCTCGACACGATCCTGAACCAGAAGTCCATTCAGGATAACGGTCCGGACAGCGAAAAGCTGTTCTGCGTCTACGTCGCTGTCGGCCAGAAGCGTTCGACCGTTGCGCAGTTCGTCAAGGTTCTCGAAGAGCGCGGTGCGCTGAAGTACTCGATCATCGTTGCTGCGACGGCTTCCGATCCGGCTCCGATGCAGTTCCTCGCACCGTTTGCCGGCTGCGCCATGGGCGAATACTTCCGTGACAACGCCCAGCACGCCCTGATCGGCTATGACGACCTCTCCAAGCAGGCCGTTGCTTACCGCCAGATGTCGCTGCTGCTGCGCCGCCCGCCGGGCCGCGAAGCCTATCCGGGCGACGTCTTCTACCTGCACTCGCGCCTCCTCGAGCGCGCTGCCAAGATGAACGACGAGAAGGGCGCTGGTTCGCTCACTGCTCTGCCGGTCATCGAAACGCAGGGCAACGACGTTTCGGCCTTCATTCCGACCAACGTGATCTCGATCACCGACGGCCAGATCTTCCTCGAAACCGACCTGTTCTACCAGGGTATCCGTCCGGCCGTTAACGTCGGTCTGTCGGTTTCGCGCGTCGGTTCGTCCGCTCAGATCAAGGCGATGAAGCAGGTTGCCGGCTCGATCAAGGGTGAACTCGCCCAGTATCGCGAAATGGCCGCCTTCGCCCAGTTCGGTTCCGACCTCGATGCGGCGACGCAGCGCCTGCTGAACCGTGGTGCTCGCCTGACCGAACTCCTGAAGCAGCCGCAGTTCTCGCCGCTGAAGACGGAAGAGCAGGTTGCGGTGATCTTCGCCGGCGTCAACGGCTACCTCGACAAGCTGCCTGTTGCTCAGGTCGGCAAGTTCGAGCAGGGTCTGCTGTCGTACCTCCGCTCGGAAGGCAAGGACATCCTCGACACCATCCGTACCGAAAAGGCCATCAGCGACGCGACGAAGGGCAAGCTCACCGCTGCTCTCGACAGCTTTGCCAAGTCTTTCGCGTAA